From a region of the Nothobranchius furzeri strain GRZ-AD chromosome 12, NfurGRZ-RIMD1, whole genome shotgun sequence genome:
- the si:ch211-139g16.8 gene encoding immunoglobulin superfamily member 6 isoform X1 codes for MEGLLWLSLLFTLLPWTESREETEGCLSQPHKAIWHRIGQSAVLPCNSNCSDPHQHYQWFVFKEHHHFLLTLSSRHSLHEATLHIKSLNVNDSGIYYCAAESKSETNCCKQHIGTGTTLVIKEQFKIIMRSIYLWVLFIILAIYSIVIVVLILKKHGCSVTICKKTSKTEIRNSVRKKSEFRDVLQELHSKGNFKKGKRTRGNHSQVEVNCVAARWSFYSETAGTSAVAFLYHMFQMSLIILLARKQKHFH; via the exons ATGGAGGGCTTGCTCTGGCTGTCTCTCCTCTTCACGCTGCTCCCTTGGACAG AAAGCAGAGAAGAGACAGAAGGCTGCTTATCACAGCCACACAAGGCCATCTGGCACAGAATAGGACAATCCGCAGTTCTCCCCTGTAACAGCAACTGTTCAGATCCACACCAGCATTATCAATGGTTTGTTTTCAAAGAACACCACCACTTTCTTCTCACCTTGAGCAGCCGCCACAGCCTTCATGAAGCAACTCTACACATCAAGTCTCTTAACGTCAACGACAGCGGGATCTACTACTGTGCTGCAGAGTCTAAAAGTGAAACAAATTGCTGCAAACAGCACATAGGAACAGGAACAACTCTTGTTATAAAAG AACAATTTAAAATAATCATGAGAAGCATTTATCTGTGGGTGTTATTCATCATCTTGGCCATCTACAGCATCGTGATAGTGGTACTTATTCTAAAGAAG CATGGATGCAGCGTTACCATCTGCAAAAAGACTTCCAAAACTGAAATTCGG AACAGTGTAAGGAAGAAATCTGAGTTTCGTGATGTGCTGCAAGAGCTACACAGCAAAGGGAACTTTAAAAAAGGCAAACGAACAAGAGGAAATCATTCTCAAGTTGAGGTAAATTGTGTTGCAGCACGTTGGAGTTTTTACTCAGAGACTGCAGGAACTTCTGCAGTTGCATTTCTTTATCACATGTTTCAAATGAGTCTTATTATCCTTCTAGCCAGAAAGCAGAAACATTTCCACTGA
- the si:ch211-139g16.8 gene encoding immunoglobulin superfamily member 6 isoform X2, whose amino-acid sequence MEGLLWLSLLFTLLPWTESREETEGCLSQPHKAIWHRIGQSAVLPCNSNCSDPHQHYQWFVFKEHHHFLLTLSSRHSLHEATLHIKSLNVNDSGIYYCAAESKSETNCCKQHIGTGTTLVIKEQFKIIMRSIYLWVLFIILAIYSIVIVVLILKKHGCSVTICKKTSKTEIRNSVRKKSEFRDVLQELHSKGNFKKGKRTRGNHSQVEKAETFPLMTSTKMCRSHLRVLKKN is encoded by the exons ATGGAGGGCTTGCTCTGGCTGTCTCTCCTCTTCACGCTGCTCCCTTGGACAG AAAGCAGAGAAGAGACAGAAGGCTGCTTATCACAGCCACACAAGGCCATCTGGCACAGAATAGGACAATCCGCAGTTCTCCCCTGTAACAGCAACTGTTCAGATCCACACCAGCATTATCAATGGTTTGTTTTCAAAGAACACCACCACTTTCTTCTCACCTTGAGCAGCCGCCACAGCCTTCATGAAGCAACTCTACACATCAAGTCTCTTAACGTCAACGACAGCGGGATCTACTACTGTGCTGCAGAGTCTAAAAGTGAAACAAATTGCTGCAAACAGCACATAGGAACAGGAACAACTCTTGTTATAAAAG AACAATTTAAAATAATCATGAGAAGCATTTATCTGTGGGTGTTATTCATCATCTTGGCCATCTACAGCATCGTGATAGTGGTACTTATTCTAAAGAAG CATGGATGCAGCGTTACCATCTGCAAAAAGACTTCCAAAACTGAAATTCGG AACAGTGTAAGGAAGAAATCTGAGTTTCGTGATGTGCTGCAAGAGCTACACAGCAAAGGGAACTTTAAAAAAGGCAAACGAACAAGAGGAAATCATTCTCAAGTTGAG AAAGCAGAAACATTTCCACTGATGACATCTACCAAAATGTGTAGGAGTCATCTGAGAGTGTTAAAGAAGAATTAA
- the si:ch211-139g16.8 gene encoding immunoglobulin superfamily member 6 isoform X3: MEGLLWLSLLFTLLPWTESREETEGCLSQPHKAIWHRIGQSAVLPCNSNCSDPHQHYQWFVFKEHHHFLLTLSSRHSLHEATLHIKSLNVNDSGIYYCAAESKSETNCCKQHIGTGTTLVIKEQFKIIMRSIYLWVLFIILAIYSIVIVVLILKKHGCSVTICKKTSKTEIRNSVRKKSEFRDVLQELHSKGNFKKGKRTRGNHSQVEPESRNISTDDIYQNV, translated from the exons ATGGAGGGCTTGCTCTGGCTGTCTCTCCTCTTCACGCTGCTCCCTTGGACAG AAAGCAGAGAAGAGACAGAAGGCTGCTTATCACAGCCACACAAGGCCATCTGGCACAGAATAGGACAATCCGCAGTTCTCCCCTGTAACAGCAACTGTTCAGATCCACACCAGCATTATCAATGGTTTGTTTTCAAAGAACACCACCACTTTCTTCTCACCTTGAGCAGCCGCCACAGCCTTCATGAAGCAACTCTACACATCAAGTCTCTTAACGTCAACGACAGCGGGATCTACTACTGTGCTGCAGAGTCTAAAAGTGAAACAAATTGCTGCAAACAGCACATAGGAACAGGAACAACTCTTGTTATAAAAG AACAATTTAAAATAATCATGAGAAGCATTTATCTGTGGGTGTTATTCATCATCTTGGCCATCTACAGCATCGTGATAGTGGTACTTATTCTAAAGAAG CATGGATGCAGCGTTACCATCTGCAAAAAGACTTCCAAAACTGAAATTCGG AACAGTGTAAGGAAGAAATCTGAGTTTCGTGATGTGCTGCAAGAGCTACACAGCAAAGGGAACTTTAAAAAAGGCAAACGAACAAGAGGAAATCATTCTCAAGTTGAG CCAGAAAGCAGAAACATTTCCACTGATGACATCTACCAAAATGTGTAG